In the genome of Dioscorea cayenensis subsp. rotundata cultivar TDr96_F1 chromosome 1, TDr96_F1_v2_PseudoChromosome.rev07_lg8_w22 25.fasta, whole genome shotgun sequence, one region contains:
- the LOC120276005 gene encoding subtilisin-like protease 4, translating to MGEFKCGFTSFSVLLLFISFNLGFLVHGQLLPIVNDYGENTSQIQIYIVHVLKPDGSNFLGAEDLKNWHMSFLPNTTLDTGEPRLVYSYKEAISGFAARLTPAEVRAMENMDGFLGAEPSQRLELQTTYTHELLNLSTLFGAWSTSNSFYGEGIVIGVLDSGIHLPHPSFEDTGMPPRPSGWRNVSCYLPRPSCNGKVIGAQSFKQGNTTNPPTDIDQGHGTHVAGIAAGNFVDNAEVLGQARGRAAGMAPRAFISVYKVCWGDIGCENSGIIAGIDKAMQDGVHILQMSFGLPKNSLPTSFEWDSVAVATYSAMQKGIFPCTAAGNNGPNPRTLSHAAPWDMVVGATSTDRRIRATVTLGNGQQFHGETAYQPNTVTNKFLPLVFPGSNGQADQQFCKNNSLNGINVRGKIVMCYIGNIKSIDKGDFVRNAGGAGMILMNFNVLGFTTSSEAHHLPVSHVSDKDAIEIKAYFANSSSPTAKITFGGTIFGARPAPALAYFSSRGPARYNGNIVKPDVTAPGVNILSAWPVEVGPFPSGLTTKTFNFLSGTSMATPHVSGIVALIMSKLKNDNKRQWSTSEIQSALITTANTFDLDGKPIFDEATLNSSANILQRGAGQVNATNAMDPGLLYNIEPNDYIAYLCGIFFNNSRTVQKFTKINNTQCTRSISGEQLNYPSIGIPMKSRLARITVSRTVTNVGDARELYNAKIVEPPNVKIDLSQYSLSFTRVEQQITYSITFTMKGSHPGSGVIEQGELSWVSDKHTVTSPIYIAF from the coding sequence ATGGGAGAGTTCAAGTGTGGGTTCACTTCTTTCTCGGTTCTTCtcctttttatctcttttaacTTGGGTTTCTTGGTTCATGGCCAGCTACTACCCATAGTCAATGACTATGGAGAAAATACTAGCCAAATCCAAATCTACATTGTTCATGTACTAAAGCCAGATGGTTCAAATTTCTTGGGCGCCGAGGATTTAAAGAATTGGCACATGTCCTTTCTACCCAACACTACTCTAGACACAGGCGAGCCGCGATTGGTTTACTCATATAAAGAAGCAATTAGTGGGTTTGCAGCAAGATTAACTCCTGCAGAAGTGAGAGCCATGGAAAATATGGATGGATTTTTGGGTGCTGAGCCAAGCCAGCGGCTCGAGCTCCAAACAACCTATACTCATGAGTTACTAAACTTAAGCACATTATTTGGTGCTTGGTCCACTAGTAACTCCTTTTACGGCGAGGGAATTGTCATAGGAGTGTTGGATTCCGGAATTCACTTGCCCCATCCATCTTTTGAAGATACAGGAATGCCACCACGCCCAAGCGGATGGAGGAACGTAAGTTGTTACCTTCCAAGGCCGTCTTGTAATGGTAAAGTCATTGGGGCACAATCTTTCAAACAAGGTAATACGACTAATCCACCAACTGACATAGATCAAGGTCATGGAACGCATGTGGCTGGCATTGCAGCGGGCAATTTTGTCGATAATGCGGAAGTCCTCGGCCAAGCTCGCGGAAGAGCTGCCGGGATGGCTCCAAGAGCATTTATATCAGTGTATAAGGTGTGTTGGGGTGATATAGGTTGCGAAAATAGTGGTATCATAGCAGGCATTGATAAAGCAATGCAAGATGGGGTGCATATCCTTCAAATGTCCTTTGGGTTACCAAAGAATTCCTTGCCCACTTCCTTCGAATGGGACTCTGTTGCTGTTGCCACATACTCGGCAATGCAAAAGGGGATCTTTCCCTGTACAGCGGCTGGCAACAACGGCCCAAACCCGAGGACACTAAGTCATGCTGCTCCGTGGGATATGGTTGTCGGTGCAACCAGTACAGATCGAAGAATAAGAGCAACTGTGACGCTTGGGAATGGACAGCAATTCCATGGGGAAACTGCCTATCAACCTAACACAGTCACTAATAAGTTTCTTCCTCTTGTTTTTCCAGGCAGCAATGGACAAGCGGACCAACAGTTTTGCAAGAACAATTCATTAAATGGCATCAATGTTCGGGGCAAAATTGTGATGTGCTATATTGGAAATATAAAGAGCATTGATAAAGGTGATTTCGTCAGGAATGCTGGGGGCGCAGGCATGATCCTTATGAACTTTAATGTCTTAGGATTTACGACATCTTCAGAAGCTCACCATCTCCCTGTATCACATGTGAGTGATAAAGACGCCATTGAAATTAAAGCTTATTTTGCTAACAGCTCTTCACCAACAGCAAAGATCACCTTTGGTGGAACCATATTTGGCGCTCGCCCAGCTCCAGCATTAGCCTACTTCTCATCAAGAGGCCCTGCTAGGTATAATGGAAACATTGTTAAGCCAGATGTCACTGCACCTGGAGTGAATATTCTATCTGCATGGCCAGTAGAAGTTGGGCCTTTTCCATCTGGTCTAACAACAAAGACGTTCAACTTCTTGAGTGGCACATCCATGGCCACACCTCATGTTTCCGGAATTGTGGCTCTTATCATGAGCAAGTTAAAGAATGACAACAAGCGTCAATGGTCAACATCAGAGATCCAATCAGCACTCATCACCACGGCCAACACATTCGACTTAGATGGAAAACCAATCTTTGATGAAGCAACTTTGAACAGCAGTGCTAACATTCTCCAACGGGGAGCAGGGCAAGTCAATGCAACAAATGCCATGGATCCAGGTCTCCTCTACAACATTGAACCAAATGATTATATCGCCTATCTTTgcggaattttttttaataatagccGAACAGTCCAAAAATTCACCAAGATTAATAACACCCAATGTACTAGATCCATTTCTGGTGAGCAACTCAATTATCCCTCAATAGGCATACCGATGAAATCAAGATTAGCAAGGATCACTGTCAGTAGAACAGTAACAAACGTAGGTGATGCTAGGGAACTCTACAACGCCAAGATCGTAGAACCACCAAATGTGAAAATTGACCTATCTCAATACAGCCTTAGCTTCACCAGAGTTGAACAACAAATTACCTACAGTATCACATTCACCATGAAAGGTTCTCATCCAGGCTCTGGGGTTATTGAACAAGGAGAGTTATCATGGGTGTCAGACAAGCACACTGTCACAAGTCCCATCTACATCGCATTCTAA
- the LOC120276081 gene encoding ankyrin repeat domain-containing protein 13C-A-like, which translates to MEDLSKYSHSSAHLAVARRDHVALRRIVSALPRLPKAGDVTTEEESIAAERTADEVSKVIDRRDVPGRETPLHLSVRLRDPISAEILMSAGADWSLQNEHGWSALQEAVCTREDTIAMIIARHYQPLAWAKWCRRLPRILSSISRIRDFYMEITFHFESSVIPFIGRIAPSDTYRIWKRGSNLRADMTLAGFDGFRIQRSDQTFLFLGEGVEGNPSLAPGSLIVLAHKEKEITNALEGAGSKPTEAEVAHEVALMSQTNMYRPGIDVTQAELVSHLNWRRQERTEMVGSWKAKVYDMLHVMVSVKSRRVPGAMTDEELFAAEHDEHVANGGEHEEELDDVLTAEERMQLDSALRMGNSEGFDEDEGNGTIEYVDNPEPNGVTKEKKGWFGWSNKRTSKSSGVEDSEDPRILKKFSKLAPENGNQKSEHFKEEMDVRKGKEKSSVKKKKSVVAGDSNKHESEYKKGLRPVLWLTPDFPLQTDELLPLLDILANKVKAVRRLRELLTTKMPQGTFPVKVAIPIVPTIRVLVTFTKFEELQPQDEFATPLSSPTHFQDSKSKESETSSSWYSWVRGSRGGQSSDSTDGRNWKDEIDPFHIPSDYTWVNADEKKRRIKAKKVKSRKGASKKQTPKNSDDQQLIDGFE; encoded by the exons ATGGAGGACCTCTCTAAGTATTCTCACAGCTCTGCTCACCTTGCGGTGGCGCGGAGAGACCATGTTGCCCTCCGCCGCATCGTCTCGGCACTCCCCCGGCTGCCGAAGGCCGGTGATGTCACCACCGAGGAGGAGTCGATCGCCGCTGAACGCACGGCGGATGAGGTCTCCAAGGTCATTGACCGCCGTGATGTACCTGGCCGTGAAACCCCGTTGCACCTCTCAGTCCGCCTCCGCGATCCCATCTCTGCTGAGATCCTCATGTCGGCTGGCGCTGATTGGTCTCTTCAGAATGAGCATGGATGGTCTGCGCTGCAGGAAGCTGTGTGCACCCGTGAGGATACGATTGCGATGATCATCGCTAGACATTACCAGCCTCTTGCTTGGGCCAAGTGGTGTCGGCGCCTCCCAAGGATTCTCTCGTCCATTTCCCGGATTAGAGATTTCTATATGGAGATTACTTTTCATTTTGAGAGCTCTGTGATCCCATTTATTGGTCGGATTGCTCCTTCTGATACCTACCGGATTTGGAAGCGTGGTTCAAATCTTCGAGCTGACATGACACTTGCGGGGTTTGATGGGTTTCGGATTCAGAGGTCTGATCAGACATTCCTCTTCCTTGGTGAAGGAGTTGAAGGAAATCCTTCTTTGGCTCCTGGTTCTTTGATTGTTCTTGCACATAAGGAGAAGGAGATAACCAATGCTCTTGAAGGAGCTGGGTCGAAGCCCACTGAGGCTGAGGTTGCTCATGAGGTTGCGTTGATGTCTCAAACTAATATGTACCGGCCTGGGATTGATGTCACCCAGGCTGAGCTTGTCTCCCATTTGAACTGGCGGCGGCAGGAGAGGACTGAAATGGTTGGGAGTTGGAAGGCTAAGGTTTATGATATGCTTCATGTGATGGTAAGCGTCAAGTCAAGGAGGGTTCCTGGTGCGATGACAGATGAGGAGTTGTTTGCAGCTGAGCATGATGAGCACGTAGCTAATGGTGGGGAACATGAAGAGGAATTGGATGATGTGTTGACGGCTGAGGAGAGGATGCAACTTGATTCTGCACTCAGGATGGGTAACTCTGAGGGTTTTGATGAGGACGAAGGCAATGGGACTATTGAGTATGTTGATAATCCAGAACCAAATGGTGTTaccaaggagaagaagggctGGTTTGGTTGGAGTAATAAAAGGACTTCTAAGAGTAGTGGAGTTGAGGATTCAGAAGACCCaaggattttaaaaaagttttcaaaGTTGGCCCCGGAAAATGGAAATCAGAAATCAGAACATTTCAAGGAGGAAATGGATGTTCGGAAGGGGAAAGAAAAGAGCagtgtgaagaagaagaagagtgtaGTTGCCGGTGACTCTAATAAACATGAAAGTGAGTACAAAAAGGGTTTGCGACCAGTTTTATGGTTGACTCCGGATTTCCCTTTGCAAACGGATGAACTGCTTCCTTTACTTGACATTTTAGCTAACAAGGTCAAGGCTGTGAGGAGGCTCAGAGAGCTTTTGACTACTAAGATGCCTCAAGGCACATTTCCAGTCAAG GTAGCCATACCCATAGTTCCTACAATTCGTGTACTTGTCACCTTCACAAAATTTGAAGAGTTGCAGCCACAAGATGAGTTTGCAACTCCTCTTTCCAGTCCTACCCATTTTCAGGACAGCAAATCCAAAGAATCAGAGACATCAAGTTCATGGTACTCATGGGTGAGAGGTAGTCGTGGTGGGCAGTCTAGCGATAGCACTGATGGACGCAACTGGAAAGACGAGATTGATCCTTTCCATATACCTTCAGACTACACTTGGGTCAATGCTGATGAAAAGAAGCGCCGGATTAAAGCCAAGAAGGTCAAGAGCAGGAAGGGTGCAAGCAAGAAGCAAACACCAAAAAACTCCGACGACCAACAACTAATTGATGGATTCGAGTAA